ATGTTCGCGGACCTGTACGTCCGCCTGTGCGCGATGGGGATCTGGACGGACTGGAGGATCGTGTGAGCGAGCGCGTGAGCACGTACGCCCACGAGGATTACCAGACCGTCGACCACGACGTGCTCGTGATCGGCGCGGGCGGGGCGGGGCTGCGCGCCGCCATCGAGGCGGCGGGCGACGGCGTCCGCGTGGGCCTCGTCTGCAAGTCGCTGCTCGGCAAGGCGCACACGGTGATGGCCGAGGGCGGCGTCGCCGCGGCGCTCGCGAACGTGGACGACCGCGACAGCTGGCGCGTGCACTTCGCCGACACCATGCGCGGCGGCCAGTACGTCAACAACTGGCGCATGGTCGAGCTGCACGCGCGCGAGGCGCCCGAGCGCGTGAAGGAGCTGGAGGCGTGGGGCGCGCTGTTCGACCGCACGGTGGACGGGCGCATCCTGCAGCGCAACTTCGGCGGGCACCGCTACCCGCGCCTGGCGCACGTCGGCGACCGCACGGGGCTCGAGATGATCCGCACGCTGCAGGACCACGGCGTGCACGCGGGGATCGACGTGCACATGGAGTGCACGGTGCTCACGCTGCTGACCGACGGCGGGCGCGTGAGCGGCGCGTTCGGCTACGACCGCGAGCGCGGGCGCTTCCGCCTCTTCCGCGCGAAGGCCGTCGTGCTCGCGACCGGCGGCATCGGGCGCGCGTACAAGATCACGAGCAACAGCTGGGAGTACACGGGCGACGGCCACTCGCTCGCCTATCACGCGGGCGCCGCGCTGCAGGACATGGAGTTCGTGCAGTTCCACCCCACGGGCATGATCTGGCCGCCGAGCGTGCGCGGCATCCTGGTGACCGAGGGCGTGCGCGGCGAGGGCGGGGTGCTGCGCAACAGCGACGGGCGCCGCTTCATGTTCGACGACATCCCCGAGAACTACCGCCCGCAGACCGCCGACAGCGAGGACGAGGGGTGGCGCTACACGCAGGGGGACCGCAACGCCCGCCGGCCGCCCGAGCTGCTGACGCGCGACCACGTCGCGCGCTGCATCGTGCGCGAGGTGCGCGAGGGGCGCGGCAGCCCGCACGGCGGCGTCTTCCTCGACATCTCGTGGATCAAGGACCGGCTGCCGAACGCCGCGGAGCACATCAAGCGGAAGCTGCCGAGCATGTACCACCAGTTCCGGCAGCTCGCGAACATCGACATCACGCGGCAGCCGATGGAGATCGGCCCGACGACGCACTACGTCATGGGCGGCGTGCGCGTCGACGGCGACACGCAGATGTCCACCGTGCCCGGGCTGTTCGCGGCCGGCGAGTGCGCCGCAGGGCTGCACGGCGCGAACCGGCTGGGCGGGAACTCGCTCTCCGACCTCCTCGTCTTCGGCAAGCGGGCGGGCGAGCACGCGGCGCGGTTCGCGCGCACGAACGGCGCGGTGTCCATCGACGGCGCGCAGGCCGACGCGGCCGCGCGCGCCGCGCTCGCGCCCTTCGAGCGCCACGACGGCGCCGAGCAGCCGTACCACCTGCAGGAGACGCTGCAGGAGCGCATGCAGGAGCTGGTCGGCATCGTCCGCACCGAGCGCGAGATGCGCGAGGCGCTCGGTGCCATCGCGGAGCTGAAGGCGCGCGCGGCCCACGTCGGCGTGCGCGGGAACCGCGAGTACAACCCGGGCTGGCACACCGCGCTCGACCTCGGGCACCTGCTCACCGTGGCCGAGGCGATCACGCGGTCGGCGCTGGAGCGGCGGGAGAGCCGGGGCGGGCACTTCCGCGAGGACTTCCCGGAGAAGGATCCGGCGTACGCCGACTTCAACCTGGTCGTGCGGAAGGGCGCCGACGGCGAGATGCAGCTCGCGCGCGAGCCGATCCCGCCGCTGCCCGCCGAGCTGGCGGCCATCATCGAGGAGATGACGGGATGACGACGACGGCACCGCCGGAGCGCGCGACCGGTGCCCCTGGCGCCGGCGACGCGTACACCGCCGCCCAGGCGGCGCAGGACGCGGGCGCCGCGCACGGCACGCGCACGCTGCGCGTGTGGCGCGGCGCGGGCGGCACGGGCGCGTTCACCGAGTTCACCACCGACGTCGTCGAGGGGATGGTGGTGCTCGACGCGATCCACCAGATCCAGGCCGAGCAGGCGAACGACCTCGCCGTGCGCTGGAACTGCAAGGCAGGGAAGTGCGGCTCCTGCTCGGCCGAGATCAACGGGAAGCCGAAGCTGATGTGCATGACGCGGCTGGACGAGCTGCCGACCGACGCGCCCATCACCGTCGAGCCGATGCGCGCCTTCCCGCACGTCCGCGACCTGGTGAGCGACGTGTCGTGGAACTTCCGCGTGAAGCCGCAGATCCGGCGCTTCACGCCGCGCCCGCCCGACGCGCCGGACGGCACGTGGCGGATGCGGCAGGCCGACGTGGACCGCGTGCAGGAGTTCCGGCAGTGCATCGAGTGCTTCCTCTGCCAGGACGTCTGCCACGTGCTGCGCGACCACCACAAGCACGAGACGTTCGCGGGGCCGCGCTACTTCGTGCACGCCGCCGCGCTCGAGATGCACCCGCTGGACACGGCGGACCGCATCCCCGAGCTGCGGCAGGCGCAGGGCATCGGCTACTGCAACATCACCAAGTGCTGCACGAGCGTCTGCCCCGAGCACATCGCCATCACCGACAACGCGATCATCCCGCTGAAGGAGCGCGTGGTGGACCGGTTCTACGACCCGGTCGGCCGGCTGGTGCAGCTCTTCCGCCGGAAGTCGCCCGCACACTGACCCGCCGTCGCGCCACCACCCACCCGGGAGCTCCCATGACCGACCTCAAGCCCATCACCCAAGCCGGGATCCCGCGGGCGCTGCAGAAGGCCGAGCGCTACCGGCTGCTGAACGACTCGTCGGCGGCGGAGAGCATCTGCCTCGACGTGCTCGAGGTCGAGCCGGACAACCAGCCCGCGCTGGTGATGCTGCTGCTGTCGATCACCGACCAGTTCAGCGGCGGGCACTCGGAGGGCGTGCTGCGCGCGCAGGCGCTGCTGCCGCGGCTGCGCGACGAGTACAAGCGCGCGTACTACCACGGCATCATCTGCGAGCGGCGCGCGAAGGCGCGGCTGGGCGGCCACACGCTGGGCGCGGAGGACGCGGCGACCGAGTGGCTGCGCGAGGCGATGCACTGGTACGAGCAGGCGGAGGCGATGCGGCCCGCGGGCGAGGACGAGGCGATCCTGCGCTGGAACACCTGCGCGCGGGTCCTCAGCCGGTTCGGCGCGTCGCGCGCGGCGCGCGAGTACGAGCCGGTGCTCGACGACTGACGCTACTCGTCCGACGGTCGGCGCGCGGGCTCGGGATGCCGCGCGCCGATCGCGTCGAGGGCGTCGCGTCGATCGCCCGCACCGAGCGACGCTCGCGAGGCGCCGCCCGCGAGCCGGCCGGACGCGTCGTCGTCGGGAGCCGCCTCCGCGCGCTGCGCCAGCCAGATCGACGCGGCGGCCGCGATGCCGCCGAAGATCGGCGCGATCAGCAGGTCGTCCATGATGTTCGCGAGCGGCGGGAAGCCGTCGCCCGACGCCAGGTTGGTGAGGGCGAAGAAGGCGAACATGAAGACGAACGCCACGACGGCGCCGCCGAGCCCGAAGCGGATCGGGCTGATGTCCGAGAGCCGCCGCCCGCGGTAGAAGAAGCGGATGAACGCGGCGAACGCGGCGCCCGCGATGCCGCCGACGATGCCCACGCGGATCGCCATCCCGAGCGCGTCGAGCACGCCGATCGTCGCGGGGACGACGACGCCGATCGTGCGGAGCACGAGGATCGTGACGAAGGCGAGGAGGCCCCAGGCGATGCCCCACAGGACGCCGTTCTTGATCGCGCCGACCAGGAGCCGGCGACCGTTTCCTGCCGTCATGGGGTGTCCTCCCGGGAAGTGGTCCGCACGCCGATCATGTTAGCCTCGCGCGCGCCCGGTTGACATCCGGCCGGCGCGGCCGCACGTCTCCCGGCGTCCCGCAGCCGTCCCCTCCCCGAGCGCTCCCCGAGCCGCGCGCGAGGCGCCCGTGCATCCCTTCGAAGGAATCGCCGGCGACGTCCGGCACGCCGCGCGCACGCTCGCGCGCACGCCCGGCTTCGTCGCGGTCGCGGTGCTGACGCTGGCGATCGCGATCGGCGTCGGCACGTCGCTCTTCACCGCGGTGAACGGCTTCGTCTACCGGCCGCTCCCGGTGCCCGGCGGCGGCGAGCTGCTGTCGGTGTTCACGAGCAACTGGTCGGGGCGCGAGACGCAGGGCGGCAGCTCGTACCGCGACCTGCAGAGCTTCGCCGAGGCGACCGGCGCGCTCGCGGAGATCGCCGGGGAGGCGCACGTCACGCTCGGCATCGGCGACGGCGTGGACGGCCGCGCGACGCTGGTGCCCGGCGCGATCGTGACGCCGAACTACTTCCGCGCGCTCCGCCTCGTGCCCGCGCGCGGCACGCTGGCGACGGCCGCGCGCCCCGACGCGCCGACGATCGTGCTGGGACACGCGCTCTGGCGGCGCGCGTTCGCGTCCGACCCGGGCATCGTCGGGCGCACGGTGCAGGTGAACGGGCTCGCGTTCACCGTCGCCGCGGTCGCGCCGCGCGAGTTCCTGGGCACCACGCGCGAGGTCACCGACGAGTTCTGGATCGACGCGGCGTTCGCGCCGCTGCTCTTGCCGCGCGTGGACGTGCTGCACGCGCGCGGCGACCGGCGCTTCCACCTGGTCGGGCGGCTGCGCGACGGCGCGACCGCGGACGCGGTGCAGGCGCGCCTGGCGGGCGTCGCGGCGCGGCTCGCTGCGGCGGAGCCGGACGCCTGGCGCGACTCGACCGGGCGCGCACGACGCGTGTCGGTGCAGCGCGAGCAGGACGCGCGCCTCGCCGGCATCACGCGGGGCGACCTCCTGCTGCTCGTCGGCGGCGTCGTCGCGCTGGGGCTCGGGCTGCTCGCGGTGGCCAGCACCAACCTCGCCGGGCTGCAGCTCGCGCGCACGGCCGCGCGCCGGCGCGAGATCGCCACGCGGCTCGCGCTCGGCGCCGGACGCGCGCGGCTCGTGCGCCAGCTGCTCGCGGAGAGCGCGCTGGTCGCGCTGCCGGGCGCGCTGCTCGGTGTCCTGCTGTCGATGGCCGTGTCGGCGGCGGCGATGCACTACCGCCCGTCGGGGCTCCCCAACGCCGACCTCTCGCCCGACGCACGCACGCTGCTCTTCGTCGCCAGCGGGCTGCTGCTCGTGCTGCTGCTGTTCGGGCTCCTCCCGGCCGCGCAGGGCGTGCGCGGCGACCTGGTGGCGGACCTGAAGGGGAGCGGACACACCGCGGCGGGCGGCCCGCGCGGCGCGGGGCGCATCGGCGGCGTGCGCGGCGCGCTGATCGTCGCGCAGGTCGCGCTCTCGGTCGCGTTCACCGCGGTGTCGGGGCTGGTCGCGTTCGCGCTCGCGCGCCGCGCGCAGGAGAGCCGCGTCGACGGCGACCGCGTGCTGGTCGCGCCGCTCGCGCTGCTGCCCGCGGCGGGCGACTCGGTGCGCGCGGCGGCGCTGGTGCGCGAGCTCGTCGACGTCGTCGAGCGCACGCCCGGCGTGGAAGCCGCGAGCGTCGCGCGCTACGTGCCGATCCCCGGCGAGCGGCTGACCGTGATGGCCGCGCCGGGCGACGGCGCGGGCCGAACGACGCCGCGCGAGATCGATGCGAACCTCGTCCGGCCGCGCTACTTCGGCGTCACGGGGCTGCCGCTGCTGCGCGGGCGCGACTTCGACGAGCGCGACCTGCGGGGCGGCGCGCGCGTCGCGGTCGTCAGCGGGGCCATGGCGGCGCGGCTCTGGCCCGGCGTGGATCCGATGGGCCGGCAGCTGCGCGTGAACGAGGAGGCGGCGCCGTACGAGATCGTCGGCGTGGTGGGCGAGCTGCGCGCCGCGCCGGGCGGCGGTCCCACGGCGGCGCCGGGCGGGCTGCTCTACCTGCCGCTCCGCCCCGAGGGCGAGGACCGCCTGGTGCTGCACGTGCGCGCGGTCGGCGCGACGGCGCTCGCGCCATGGCTCGCGCCGCGCATCGCGCGCGCGCTGCGGCCGTACGGCGCGCGCGTGGTCGCGCCCGACGTGCTCCCGATCGACCGCTACATGGAGCGCGCGGTGATGCCCGCGCGGATGATGGCACGCGTGTCCGCCCTGCTCGCCGCGCTGCAGCTCGTGCTCGCGGTGGCCGGGCTCTCGGGGCTCGTCGCGTACGTCACCGCGCTCCGCCAGCGTGAGATCGGCATCCGCGCCGCGCTCGGCGCCCAGCGCGGCCGGATCCTCGCGCTCGTGCTGGGGCTCGCGCTGAAGCTGACGGCGATCGGCGGCGCGATCGGCATCGTGCTCAGCCTCGCGTTCGGACGCGTCGTCGCGGCGATGCTGCCGGTGAGCTCCATGGTCGAGCTGCGCGCGCTCGGCGTCGCGGTGCTCGGGTTCGGGATCGTCGCGGGCGTGGCGATGCTGATCCCCGCGCGCCGCGCGACGGCCGTACCGCCCGCCGCGGCGCTGCGCGTCGAGTAGCGCCGCGACGCAGCCTATCGATCCACCGGCCGCGAGTTCGTCGCGTCGAGCGCCGCGCGCAGCCCGCGCGCGAGCCTCGTCGCGTCGTCGTTCGCCCAGAAGTGCATGAAGAACAGCCGCGGCTCGTCGGCGAGCAGGTGGTTGTGCAGGCTCGTCACCTCGATCCCGTGCGCGCGCAGCGCGCGGATGACCGGGTTCACCTCGCTGGCGATCATCACGAAGTCGCCGGTGATCGCAGCCTTCCCGCCGCCCGTGGGCTGGAAGTTGATCGCGGTCGCGAGCCCCATCGACGCCGGGATCTCCATGCCGGCGTCGCGGATGGTCTCGGCGCGCGGCACGCTCACCTGGTAGACGCCGCCGTTCACTCGGCCCGCGCGGCCGAGCGTGCGCGCGACCGCCGCGGTGTCGATGCCGAACGCGCCGGCGGTGGGTGGAACGACCGGCGCGGCGGCGACGGGCGTACCGGTACGTGCGAGCGCGGCGCGCACCGTCTGCGCGATCCTCACCGGGTCGCCCATCGCGTGCACGTGCATGTAGACGACGCGCGGCGTCTCGTGCAGCAGGTGGTGGTGCACGGCCGTCTGCTCCACGCCGCCCGCCTGCAGCGCGCTCATGACCGGCGCGACCTCGCTCTCCTTCAGGACCATGTCTCCCATCGCCATCACGCCGTCGCCGTGCGGCGTCATCGCGAGCCAGGAGCCGAGCGCGAGAGCCGGCTTGATGGCGACGCCCTGGGCGGTCACGCGCAGGTCCGCGCGCGGCATGCCGTAGCGCCGCACGTTGCCGGGCTGCTCGGCGCCCGTGCGGCCCATCGCCGCGTCGACGGCCTTCCAGTCGATCTGCGCCTCTGCGCGTGCGGGCGCCGCGGCGAGCAGGAGGGCCGCGAGCGCGACCCGGGGGAGCGTGGCAGTGGCGTGCGGCATGAGGGCGTGTGGAGCGAGGGGCGGGACCCTGTCGCGAACGACGTCGCACGCGAATTCTAGGGTCGGGGAATCCACCGCGACCAGATGGGGGTGGGATGGGAGACACGCGGCTGCTCACCCGGCGCGACGTCACGCGCCTGCTCTCGGCGACCGACTGCGTCGCGGCGGTCGAGCGCGCCTTCCGGCTGCACGCGGAGGGCCGGTCGATCGCGCCCGGCGTGCTCGGGACGCACGTCGCGGGCGGGGGCTTCCACGTGAAGACCGCCGGCCTGCGTGGCGCGCACAGCGTCTTCGTCGCCAAGGTCAACGCCAACTTCCCCGAGAATCCCGCGCGCCGCGGCCTGCCGACGATCCAGGGCGTGATCGCGCTGTTCGACGCCGAGTCGGGGCGGCTGCTCGCGCTCCTGGACTCGATGGAGATCACGAGCCTGCGCACCGCGGCCGCGACCGCCGTCGCCGCGCGCCACCTCGCGCGCGAGGACGCGGGCGTGGCGACGATCTGCGGCTGCGGCGAGCAGGGACGGGCGCACCTGCGCGCGCTGGCGGCCGTCCGCACGCTGCGGACGGTGCTCGCCTTCGACGCCGACGCGGCGCGGGCGGCGCGGTTCGCGGACGAGATGACGCGCGAGACGGGGATCGCCGTCGCCGCGGTCGACGACCTCGCGGCGGCGACGCGGCGCAGCGACGTCGTGGTCACGTGCACGCCGGCGCGGCGGTGGATCCTCGGGCGCGGCGACGTGCGGCCCGGCGCGTTCGTGGCTGCCGTCGGCGCGGACAACCCGGAGAAGCAGGAGCTCGAGCCCGCGCTGCTGGCCGCGAGCACGGTCGTCGTGGACGTGCTGGAGCAGTGCGCGACCATCGGCGACCTGCATCACGCGCTGGACGCGGGCGTCATGACGCGCGCGCAGGTGCACGCGGAGCTGGCGGACGTCGTCTCGGGCGCGAAGGCCGCACGTCGCGCGGAGGACGAGGTCATCGTCTTCGACAGCACGGGCACCGCGCTGGAGGACGTCGCGGTGGCGTGGCTCGCGTACGAGCGCGCGGTCGCCGACGGCGTCGGCATGGCGATCGGCCTGGGCAGCGCGTAGTATCGCCACCGCCGTCCACCCGCTCTCGCCGCCCGCCCTGCATGGCTCCGTCCCGCGCCCGACGCCTCGGCCTCCACGCGTTCGCCGTGCTCGCCCTCCTCGCGGGCGGTGCGCTCCACGCGCAGCCGTCGGTGCGATTCGCGTCGGGCGCGCTGCGGCTGGACGGCGCGCTCACCGAGCCCGCGTGGGCGACGGCGGACAGCATCGCGGACTTCACGCAGCGCGATCCCGCGGAGGGGGCGCCCGTGAGCGAGCGCACCGTCGTGCGCTTCGTCGGCACGCCCGATGGGCTCTGGATCGGCGTCTGGGCGTACGACCGCGAGCCCGGCGGCATCCGGCGCGCGCAGCTCCGCCGCGACGCCGACTTCACCACCGACGACAGCTTCACGCTGATGCTGTCGCCGACGGCCGACAGGCGCACGGGCTTCCTGTTCGGCGTGAACCCCAACGGCGCGCTGTACGACGCCGAGATCCTGACGTTCGAGGGCGAGGCGCGGGAGTGGGACGGCATCTGGGACGCGCGGGCGCGCGTGACGCCCGACGGGTGGCAGGCCGAGATGCTGATCCCGTGGCAGACGCTCCGCTACCGCGCGGCCGGCGAGCCCGGTGCCGATGCGTGGGACGTGAACCTGCGCCGCTTCATCCGCCGGAAGAACGAGACGGCGCTCTGGCGCGCGTGGCGCCGCTCCGAGGGGATCCGCTTCCTCGAGCGCGCCGGCACGCTGCGCGGCTTCGCGTCGGCGCCCACCGCGCTGCCGGGCGGGCTGCCGCGTCGCGCGGTCGCGGAGCTGCGGCCGTACGTCGCGGCGACCGAGCGGCTCGCGGACCGGCGCTACGCGACCGACGGATCCGTCAACACGATCGGAGGCGCCTCGCTGCGCGGCGACGCGGGGCTCGACGCCAAGCTCGCGCCCTCGCCGACGCTGACGCTGGACCTCACCGCGAACGCGGACTTCGCGCAGGCGGAGGTCGACCGCCAGGTCGTGAACCTGACGCGCTTCCCGCTCTTCTTCCCGGAGCAGCGGCCGTTCTTCACGGAGGGCGCGGGGATCTTCGAGTTCGGGCGGCGGCAGGAGACGCAGCTCTTCTACAGCCGGCGCATCGGCCTCGGCCCCGGCGGGCTGCCGGTGCCGCTGTACGCCGGCGCGCGGCTCACGGGACGCGTGGGCGGCCAGCAGGTGGGCGTGCTCGCGACGCGCACCGGCGGCGACGCGCCCGCGACCGACGTCGTGACGCGCGTGAAGCGCGACGTGCTGGGGCGCGGCTACGTCGGCGCGATGGCCACCCTTCGCGACCCTTCGGGTCGCTCAGGGCAGGCACAGGGACGGGGTCTGGCCGGTGGCGTCGATTTCAACCTGCCGTACATCGTGCGCGGGCAGAACCTCGTCTTCCTGGGCAACGTCGCCGCCGACGGCGGCGCGGCCGCGGGCGACCCGACGTTCGCGCGCTTCGTGATCGACTACCCGAACGACCACGCGGACATCGTCGCGCGCTTCGACCGCGTGGGCGCGGGCTTCGTGCCCGCGCTCGGCTTCGTGCAGCAGGCGGGCGTCATGCGCTACTCGGGCAACACGGCCATCACGCCGCGCCCGCAGGCGCTCGGTCCGCTCGCGGCGCCGCTGCGCGCGCTCGGCGTGCGCCGCCTCCTGTTCAACGCGCTCGGCTGGAACTACGTGCGCGCGCTCGGCGGCAGCGATCAACGCGGGTTGAGCAACGCGCGCTTCACGGTGACGCCGCTCGGCGCGGAGCTCGAGAGCGGCGACGAGTTCGAGCTCAGCGTCGTGCGCACGTACGACGTGCCCGGCGAGGCGTTCGAGCTGTTCCCCGGCGCGGACGTGCCGGCGGGCCGCTACCGGTGGGACCGCGTGGAGCTCGACGTCACCACGTCGGGCGCGCGTCCGCTGGTCGCCGACGTGACGGCGAGCGTGGGCGACTTCTACGCCGGCCGCTCGTGGGAGGTGGAGGGGGCGCTCCGCGCGCGCTTCCAGCCGCACGTGCTGGCGAGCGTCGAGTACGGGCGGACGGGGATCCGCCTGCCGGCGGACACCGGCGACGTCGGCGCGGTGCCGCTGCGC
This is a stretch of genomic DNA from Roseisolibacter agri. It encodes these proteins:
- a CDS encoding fumarate reductase/succinate dehydrogenase flavoprotein subunit; translated protein: MSERVSTYAHEDYQTVDHDVLVIGAGGAGLRAAIEAAGDGVRVGLVCKSLLGKAHTVMAEGGVAAALANVDDRDSWRVHFADTMRGGQYVNNWRMVELHAREAPERVKELEAWGALFDRTVDGRILQRNFGGHRYPRLAHVGDRTGLEMIRTLQDHGVHAGIDVHMECTVLTLLTDGGRVSGAFGYDRERGRFRLFRAKAVVLATGGIGRAYKITSNSWEYTGDGHSLAYHAGAALQDMEFVQFHPTGMIWPPSVRGILVTEGVRGEGGVLRNSDGRRFMFDDIPENYRPQTADSEDEGWRYTQGDRNARRPPELLTRDHVARCIVREVREGRGSPHGGVFLDISWIKDRLPNAAEHIKRKLPSMYHQFRQLANIDITRQPMEIGPTTHYVMGGVRVDGDTQMSTVPGLFAAGECAAGLHGANRLGGNSLSDLLVFGKRAGEHAARFARTNGAVSIDGAQADAAARAALAPFERHDGAEQPYHLQETLQERMQELVGIVRTEREMREALGAIAELKARAAHVGVRGNREYNPGWHTALDLGHLLTVAEAITRSALERRESRGGHFREDFPEKDPAYADFNLVVRKGADGEMQLAREPIPPLPAELAAIIEEMTG
- a CDS encoding succinate dehydrogenase/fumarate reductase iron-sulfur subunit, which translates into the protein MTTTAPPERATGAPGAGDAYTAAQAAQDAGAAHGTRTLRVWRGAGGTGAFTEFTTDVVEGMVVLDAIHQIQAEQANDLAVRWNCKAGKCGSCSAEINGKPKLMCMTRLDELPTDAPITVEPMRAFPHVRDLVSDVSWNFRVKPQIRRFTPRPPDAPDGTWRMRQADVDRVQEFRQCIECFLCQDVCHVLRDHHKHETFAGPRYFVHAAALEMHPLDTADRIPELRQAQGIGYCNITKCCTSVCPEHIAITDNAIIPLKERVVDRFYDPVGRLVQLFRRKSPAH
- a CDS encoding ABC transporter permease, translating into MHPFEGIAGDVRHAARTLARTPGFVAVAVLTLAIAIGVGTSLFTAVNGFVYRPLPVPGGGELLSVFTSNWSGRETQGGSSYRDLQSFAEATGALAEIAGEAHVTLGIGDGVDGRATLVPGAIVTPNYFRALRLVPARGTLATAARPDAPTIVLGHALWRRAFASDPGIVGRTVQVNGLAFTVAAVAPREFLGTTREVTDEFWIDAAFAPLLLPRVDVLHARGDRRFHLVGRLRDGATADAVQARLAGVAARLAAAEPDAWRDSTGRARRVSVQREQDARLAGITRGDLLLLVGGVVALGLGLLAVASTNLAGLQLARTAARRREIATRLALGAGRARLVRQLLAESALVALPGALLGVLLSMAVSAAAMHYRPSGLPNADLSPDARTLLFVASGLLLVLLLFGLLPAAQGVRGDLVADLKGSGHTAAGGPRGAGRIGGVRGALIVAQVALSVAFTAVSGLVAFALARRAQESRVDGDRVLVAPLALLPAAGDSVRAAALVRELVDVVERTPGVEAASVARYVPIPGERLTVMAAPGDGAGRTTPREIDANLVRPRYFGVTGLPLLRGRDFDERDLRGGARVAVVSGAMAARLWPGVDPMGRQLRVNEEAAPYEIVGVVGELRAAPGGGPTAAPGGLLYLPLRPEGEDRLVLHVRAVGATALAPWLAPRIARALRPYGARVVAPDVLPIDRYMERAVMPARMMARVSALLAALQLVLAVAGLSGLVAYVTALRQREIGIRAALGAQRGRILALVLGLALKLTAIGGAIGIVLSLAFGRVVAAMLPVSSMVELRALGVAVLGFGIVAGVAMLIPARRATAVPPAAALRVE
- a CDS encoding DUF1259 domain-containing protein, with the protein product MPHATATLPRVALAALLLAAAPARAEAQIDWKAVDAAMGRTGAEQPGNVRRYGMPRADLRVTAQGVAIKPALALGSWLAMTPHGDGVMAMGDMVLKESEVAPVMSALQAGGVEQTAVHHHLLHETPRVVYMHVHAMGDPVRIAQTVRAALARTGTPVAAAPVVPPTAGAFGIDTAAVARTLGRAGRVNGGVYQVSVPRAETIRDAGMEIPASMGLATAINFQPTGGGKAAITGDFVMIASEVNPVIRALRAHGIEVTSLHNHLLADEPRLFFMHFWANDDATRLARGLRAALDATNSRPVDR
- a CDS encoding ornithine cyclodeaminase family protein encodes the protein MGDTRLLTRRDVTRLLSATDCVAAVERAFRLHAEGRSIAPGVLGTHVAGGGFHVKTAGLRGAHSVFVAKVNANFPENPARRGLPTIQGVIALFDAESGRLLALLDSMEITSLRTAAATAVAARHLAREDAGVATICGCGEQGRAHLRALAAVRTLRTVLAFDADAARAARFADEMTRETGIAVAAVDDLAAATRRSDVVVTCTPARRWILGRGDVRPGAFVAAVGADNPEKQELEPALLAASTVVVDVLEQCATIGDLHHALDAGVMTRAQVHAELADVVSGAKAARRAEDEVIVFDSTGTALEDVAVAWLAYERAVADGVGMAIGLGSA
- a CDS encoding carbohydrate binding family 9 domain-containing protein, with protein sequence MAPSRARRLGLHAFAVLALLAGGALHAQPSVRFASGALRLDGALTEPAWATADSIADFTQRDPAEGAPVSERTVVRFVGTPDGLWIGVWAYDREPGGIRRAQLRRDADFTTDDSFTLMLSPTADRRTGFLFGVNPNGALYDAEILTFEGEAREWDGIWDARARVTPDGWQAEMLIPWQTLRYRAAGEPGADAWDVNLRRFIRRKNETALWRAWRRSEGIRFLERAGTLRGFASAPTALPGGLPRRAVAELRPYVAATERLADRRYATDGSVNTIGGASLRGDAGLDAKLAPSPTLTLDLTANADFAQAEVDRQVVNLTRFPLFFPEQRPFFTEGAGIFEFGRRQETQLFYSRRIGLGPGGLPVPLYAGARLTGRVGGQQVGVLATRTGGDAPATDVVTRVKRDVLGRGYVGAMATLRDPSGRSGQAQGRGLAGGVDFNLPYIVRGQNLVFLGNVAADGGAAAGDPTFARFVIDYPNDHADIVARFDRVGAGFVPALGFVQQAGVMRYSGNTAITPRPQALGPLAAPLRALGVRRLLFNALGWNYVRALGGSDQRGLSNARFTVTPLGAELESGDEFELSVVRTYDVPGEAFELFPGADVPAGRYRWDRVELDVTTSGARPLVADVTASVGDFYAGRSWEVEGALRARFQPHVLASVEYGRTGIRLPADTGDVGAVPLRFAAQFARARVDVAASPRLNTTLFAQWDNESERVALNARVRWTSSPGSDAYLVWNSAWPSDLPGGLSGVPWRRPTGGALVAKYVRYLRL